The Xanthocytophaga agilis genome window below encodes:
- a CDS encoding LytTR family DNA-binding domain-containing protein, giving the protein MKILIVEDEGRISRRLERMTRQFFTDILEALYICESLEEGQSYLNTHTFDLVLLDLNLNGADGFELLKAVVAESFHTIIVSAYKDKAITAFEYGVLDFVPKPFSEDRLSQAFLRVSAKEKVTTMGVRFLAVKKRGNSILIDVQEICYIKGAGIYSELHLQNGKREIHDKSLERLEQLLPHTFERIHKSYLVETSQIKEIIVQSGSSYKVLLTNGELLPVGRTRYRSLKVKLFGER; this is encoded by the coding sequence ATGAAAATCCTTATTGTAGAAGATGAAGGGCGTATTTCCCGACGACTGGAACGAATGACACGTCAGTTTTTTACAGATATACTGGAAGCACTTTATATCTGTGAATCGTTGGAGGAGGGCCAATCTTATTTGAATACACATACCTTTGATCTGGTGTTGCTTGATCTGAACCTGAATGGTGCAGATGGCTTTGAGTTATTAAAAGCTGTTGTTGCAGAATCCTTTCATACCATTATTGTTTCTGCTTATAAAGACAAAGCTATTACCGCCTTTGAGTATGGTGTACTGGATTTTGTACCAAAGCCTTTTAGTGAAGACCGGTTAAGTCAGGCTTTTTTACGAGTTTCTGCTAAAGAGAAAGTCACTACCATGGGAGTAAGGTTTCTGGCTGTGAAAAAGAGAGGAAATAGCATACTTATAGATGTTCAGGAGATTTGTTATATCAAAGGGGCTGGAATTTATTCGGAGCTTCATTTGCAAAATGGAAAAAGAGAAATCCATGATAAATCGCTGGAACGGCTGGAACAACTTTTACCTCATACCTTTGAACGAATCCATAAATCGTATCTGGTGGAGACTTCACAGATCAAAGAAATTATAGTCCAGTCAGGTAGTAGCTACAAAGTTCTGCTTACTAATGGAGAGTTATTACCTGTGGGACGTACACGATATAGAAGTTTAAAGGTAAAATTATTTGGAGAACGTTGA
- a CDS encoding gluconate:H+ symporter, translated as MPVFLALSGILLLIFLISYVRLDTFISFILVSIGLGLATGMSVTSIGKSIQTGIGGTLGDLILIMGFGAMLGKVVAESGAAQRVTQALIQVFGRRYIQWGVALAGFIIGIPLFYNAGFIIIVPLIFTIASTTQLPLLYIAIPMCSALSVAHGYLPPHPSPLAISIQLKADIGETLLYGFLVAIPAIVVAGPLFGRTLRNIQPLVKPSLFQATPLKDSELPGLGVSLFVTLLPLVLLSLTSVIKKFEFDSVIIQLVAEPYIAMLISVLLAVYLLGLRRGKTMKTMMLQLEEAFKATSVILLIIAGAGALKQVLNDSGISQYIAERLITLPISPLVLGWLMAGAVRICVGSATVAGLTAVGILAPMIQQQTGIKPELMVLSIGAGSLMLSHINDGGFWMFKEYFNLTVKQTLRTWTVMETIVSVVGLLAVLAVNALIV; from the coding sequence ATGCCTGTATTTTTAGCGTTATCAGGAATTCTTCTGTTAATTTTTCTTATTTCCTATGTCCGGCTGGACACATTTATCTCGTTTATTCTGGTTTCTATTGGGCTAGGCCTTGCCACAGGCATGTCTGTGACTAGTATTGGCAAATCTATTCAAACAGGAATTGGAGGCACACTTGGCGATTTGATATTGATTATGGGGTTTGGAGCCATGCTTGGTAAGGTAGTTGCAGAAAGTGGTGCTGCACAACGTGTCACACAAGCCCTGATACAAGTATTTGGCAGGCGCTACATTCAATGGGGTGTTGCACTGGCTGGTTTTATCATTGGTATTCCTCTTTTTTACAATGCTGGATTTATTATCATTGTGCCACTGATCTTTACTATTGCCTCAACCACTCAGTTGCCACTATTATATATTGCCATACCTATGTGTTCTGCTTTGTCTGTAGCACATGGCTATCTGCCTCCTCACCCTTCTCCACTGGCAATTTCTATCCAGCTTAAAGCCGATATAGGTGAAACATTATTATATGGATTTCTGGTGGCTATACCTGCTATTGTAGTAGCAGGGCCTCTATTTGGAAGAACGTTACGAAATATTCAGCCTTTGGTTAAACCATCTCTTTTTCAGGCTACTCCTTTAAAGGATTCCGAATTACCAGGTTTGGGAGTTAGCTTATTTGTTACATTACTGCCATTGGTATTGTTGTCTCTTACCTCTGTTATTAAAAAATTTGAGTTCGATTCAGTAATTATTCAGCTGGTTGCAGAACCTTATATTGCTATGCTGATTTCTGTATTACTGGCAGTGTATCTGCTGGGATTACGGAGAGGCAAAACAATGAAGACTATGATGCTTCAGTTGGAAGAAGCTTTTAAAGCTACTTCTGTGATTTTGTTAATCATTGCAGGAGCAGGAGCTTTGAAACAGGTTTTAAATGATAGTGGAATCAGTCAATACATCGCAGAACGCCTGATTACTCTACCTATATCTCCTCTGGTACTAGGTTGGCTGATGGCTGGTGCTGTTCGTATTTGTGTAGGATCTGCAACTGTGGCAGGTCTGACCGCTGTAGGTATATTGGCGCCTATGATTCAGCAACAAACAGGTATTAAACCCGAACTAATGGTATTATCCATTGGAGCGGGTAGCCTGATGTTATCTCATATCAATGATGGTGGATTCTGGATGTTCAAGGAGTATTTTAATCTCACTGTAAAGCAAACCTTGCGTACCTGGACTGTAATGGAAACTATTGTTTCTGTCGTAGGGTTACTGGCTGTATTAGCTGTAAACGCACTGATTGTATAA
- a CDS encoding PAS domain S-box protein produces the protein MSELTVAHAYEDETEQLLSQLRMILDQLQPNLQKINQVDDTKKQLKEQLSQAIQNLSAFRQVASESKSGGRRTRSIPKGTSAQEQEFNLFRLVSDVVPDGMFIVESGIIQYANQAGAKLLGIDNPSLLLGTLVTDVIVAPEEDMILQQMQKATDGEPAQPLIGKFLRQDESRLDVELFISKVSVGSLPTLLITARDLTDKMQAQDARERLEYLLKETSSVIYAASHMPPYHITYMSENVWFMMGYSAQQFVNDPEFWMAHIHPEDKNIILSGLTHIFDVGFLSIECRFLFADDQYHWVYNQFRLTYDTDRNVNGLVGCLLDITDKKKAEQEAALLLEETQRFNEELQASEEELMQTLDKTVELNNELAASEEFNRLIIDNANEGIIVFDNDCRYLVWNKYLERRTGRLAKDIIGQSPIELFPEIYGEDAPFGEILKRALTGETIIYPDTKITLEGRELWVSGSFSPFRNRDGEMTGVIVIVNGRTEQKQAELEINRQKNLLQAFFDAAQFFICIYEVQEDDYSLLLPNNYLAKRFGLTVDELSGKKASELPIAEAVRENWLNLLKRCLEEGVIEQVEFVQNYSDQGPRWFFCNLNKIEGTNNVCAILIDITERMQIEEEKNKVLLDMQLLNTELQRSEAKLQEAQKIARLGMWEYDLGLDYAEWSDELFHIFGITKEQGSLSREALIEAIDPEYRDLLIASSQNAFEKQQEYRLELKIWRPDGDFRWLFMMGQPIVDETGVVSRLRGVCYDITQLKVAEEEKSRLLQETQQLNKELQASQSKLREAQRIARLGIWEVDVATRTLEWSEELFHIFGLDDTSKAPHLSTFYEMIDPEFRASLKALGEAAIFFGESYEIEMRILPRDIAFRWVIGIGQPVYDDSGKVVRVVGACYDITEQKLAQNKIRELLILSNEINDRLLTSEEELRQSLENTLELNERIMESEQRWQFALEGSGEGLWDRNMLTNQVYFSTRAKEILGFHKDEIVDRSEQWLEKVHPDDREAVLEAQLQHINGEVEVYQAEYRAMGRNDEYLWFQSRGKVIERDALGRPLRMIGVIQDITERKKIEEQLRQQNEDLKKINAELDSFVYRASHDLRSPLTSVLGLIDICRSEDEEKERVHYLNLMEKSIARLDTFIQDIINYSRNSRIEVVQDPIDFGQLIQETMDGLKFIDGFDNIEKKVTINQHIPFYSDEFRLKIIFNNLISNAVKYRSSANRTPQIHIQITVNAQMAIMVFKDNGMGISKENLGKIFDMFYRASMTSKGSGLGLYIVRDVIERLKGHISVESELDKWTEFVIRVPNILPQENTDE, from the coding sequence ATGTCTGAGTTGACTGTTGCACATGCTTATGAGGATGAAACTGAGCAACTATTGTCTCAATTGCGAATGATATTAGATCAGTTGCAACCTAATTTGCAGAAGATTAATCAGGTAGACGATACAAAGAAACAATTGAAAGAACAATTGTCTCAGGCTATACAGAATCTTTCTGCATTTAGACAAGTTGCTTCAGAATCCAAAAGTGGAGGCCGTCGGACCAGATCTATACCTAAAGGAACATCTGCACAGGAACAGGAGTTTAACTTATTTCGTCTTGTGAGTGATGTGGTTCCTGACGGGATGTTTATTGTAGAAAGTGGTATTATTCAGTATGCTAACCAGGCAGGCGCAAAGCTTCTGGGTATTGACAATCCTTCATTACTGCTTGGAACGCTTGTTACAGACGTGATCGTAGCGCCTGAAGAAGATATGATTCTCCAGCAGATGCAGAAAGCAACAGATGGAGAACCTGCCCAGCCATTGATCGGAAAGTTCTTGCGTCAGGATGAATCCAGGCTGGATGTGGAATTATTTATCTCTAAGGTATCTGTAGGGAGCCTTCCAACGTTATTAATCACAGCCCGTGATCTGACTGATAAAATGCAGGCACAGGATGCAAGAGAACGCCTTGAATATTTGCTAAAGGAGACTTCTTCTGTAATCTATGCAGCCTCTCATATGCCTCCTTATCATATTACCTATATGAGTGAGAATGTATGGTTTATGATGGGATACTCTGCACAACAGTTTGTGAACGATCCAGAGTTCTGGATGGCTCATATCCATCCAGAGGATAAAAATATCATTTTGTCTGGGCTGACGCATATTTTTGATGTAGGGTTTCTGTCTATAGAATGTCGGTTTTTGTTTGCAGACGATCAGTATCACTGGGTATATAATCAGTTTCGGCTAACCTATGATACTGATAGAAATGTAAATGGGTTAGTTGGGTGTCTACTGGACATTACAGATAAGAAGAAAGCTGAACAGGAAGCAGCTTTACTGTTGGAAGAAACACAACGTTTCAATGAGGAACTTCAGGCAAGTGAAGAAGAATTAATGCAGACACTGGATAAGACAGTCGAATTAAATAATGAGCTGGCTGCCAGTGAAGAATTTAACAGACTGATTATTGACAATGCCAATGAAGGTATTATCGTTTTTGATAATGATTGCAGGTATCTTGTCTGGAATAAATACCTGGAACGGCGAACTGGACGGTTGGCAAAAGATATAATTGGACAATCACCCATAGAACTGTTTCCTGAGATTTATGGTGAAGATGCTCCTTTTGGTGAAATTCTGAAACGGGCGTTAACTGGTGAAACTATCATATATCCAGATACAAAGATAACTCTTGAAGGGAGAGAATTATGGGTTTCCGGATCTTTCAGTCCTTTTCGGAACAGAGATGGCGAGATGACAGGTGTCATTGTGATAGTTAATGGCCGCACCGAACAAAAGCAAGCTGAATTGGAGATAAATCGTCAGAAAAACCTCTTGCAGGCTTTCTTTGATGCTGCACAGTTTTTTATATGTATTTATGAGGTACAGGAAGATGATTATTCCCTGTTATTGCCTAATAACTATCTGGCTAAAAGATTTGGTCTAACTGTAGATGAACTTAGTGGCAAAAAAGCTTCCGAACTACCTATTGCTGAAGCTGTACGGGAAAATTGGCTCAATCTGTTAAAACGTTGTCTGGAAGAAGGAGTTATAGAGCAGGTTGAATTTGTCCAAAATTATTCCGATCAGGGGCCACGATGGTTTTTCTGCAATCTTAATAAAATAGAAGGTACAAACAATGTCTGTGCAATTCTGATAGATATAACCGAGCGGATGCAGATTGAGGAAGAAAAGAATAAGGTTCTTCTGGATATGCAACTGCTGAACACTGAATTGCAGAGAAGTGAAGCCAAATTACAGGAGGCACAGAAAATTGCCAGGTTAGGGATGTGGGAATATGACCTTGGATTGGATTATGCTGAATGGTCAGATGAGTTATTTCACATTTTTGGTATAACAAAAGAACAAGGATCATTAAGTAGAGAAGCATTGATAGAGGCTATTGATCCGGAATATAGAGACCTGCTTATAGCATCTTCGCAAAACGCGTTTGAAAAACAACAAGAGTATAGACTTGAATTAAAGATATGGAGGCCTGATGGGGACTTTCGCTGGCTCTTTATGATGGGACAGCCTATAGTTGATGAGACTGGAGTAGTAAGTCGCTTAAGAGGCGTATGTTATGATATTACACAACTGAAAGTGGCAGAGGAAGAAAAAAGCAGATTGCTTCAGGAAACACAACAACTAAATAAAGAATTACAAGCCAGCCAGTCTAAACTAAGAGAAGCACAACGAATTGCCAGATTAGGTATTTGGGAGGTAGATGTGGCAACCCGGACCCTGGAATGGTCTGAGGAGTTGTTTCATATATTTGGTTTGGATGATACCTCAAAGGCACCTCATCTCAGTACATTCTATGAAATGATTGATCCTGAGTTTAGGGCTTCTCTGAAAGCATTGGGAGAGGCAGCCATTTTCTTTGGAGAGTCCTATGAGATAGAGATGCGTATCTTACCAAGAGATATTGCATTTCGCTGGGTAATTGGAATCGGACAACCTGTATATGATGATTCAGGGAAGGTGGTACGAGTAGTAGGAGCCTGTTATGATATCACAGAACAAAAGTTAGCACAAAATAAGATTAGGGAGTTACTTATACTCTCCAATGAGATCAATGACAGATTGCTTACAAGTGAAGAAGAACTCCGGCAATCACTGGAAAATACGCTGGAGCTGAACGAACGGATTATGGAAAGCGAGCAACGATGGCAGTTTGCTCTGGAAGGAAGTGGAGAAGGGCTATGGGATCGAAATATGCTTACTAACCAGGTTTACTTCAGTACTCGAGCCAAAGAAATACTGGGCTTTCATAAAGATGAGATTGTAGACAGATCCGAACAGTGGCTGGAGAAAGTACATCCGGATGATAGAGAGGCTGTATTGGAGGCACAGTTACAGCATATTAACGGAGAAGTAGAAGTATATCAGGCCGAATATAGAGCCATGGGCCGGAATGATGAGTACTTATGGTTCCAGAGTAGAGGAAAGGTGATCGAACGGGATGCATTAGGACGTCCTTTACGCATGATTGGTGTGATCCAGGACATTACTGAACGGAAGAAGATCGAAGAGCAGCTCAGACAACAAAATGAGGATCTGAAAAAGATTAATGCTGAGTTGGATAGTTTTGTCTACCGGGCTTCCCATGATTTGCGATCTCCTTTGACATCGGTCTTGGGGTTGATAGATATATGCCGCTCCGAAGATGAAGAAAAGGAAAGAGTACATTATCTGAACCTGATGGAAAAAAGTATTGCCCGTCTGGATACATTTATTCAGGATATTATCAACTATTCTCGTAACTCCCGTATTGAAGTAGTTCAGGACCCGATAGACTTTGGACAACTTATTCAGGAAACTATGGATGGGTTAAAGTTTATTGATGGATTTGATAACATAGAAAAAAAGGTCACGATTAATCAGCATATACCTTTCTACTCAGATGAATTTCGTTTGAAGATCATTTTTAATAATCTGATTTCTAATGCTGTAAAGTATAGATCTTCTGCCAACCGTACACCTCAGATCCATATTCAGATCACCGTAAATGCACAAATGGCTATTATGGTATTTAAGGACAATGGAATGGGCATCTCAAAAGAAAATCTGGGTAAAATATTTGATATGTTTTATAGAGCGTCTATGACGAGCAAAGGTTCAGGACTGGGACTTTATATTGTAAGAGATGTAATAGAACGGCTAAAAGGACATATCTCTGTTGAATCGGAACTGGATAAGTGGACAGAGTTTGTCATTCGTGTTCCTAACATACTTCCTCAGGAAAACACAGACGAATAA
- a CDS encoding YdcF family protein — MSLDPHTLSLAKRIWDYHHVHHTIQPADCILVLGSHDTRVAERGAQLLLDGYAPLLIFSGGLGRLTEGLWADSEAEIFSRIAMDMGVPPEKILTESRSRNTGENISLTYALLRHHKIDIKSLILVQKPYMERRAYATFQKQWPGPEIDIRVTSPQIEFEDYATPDIQLEDVIHIMIGDLQRIQLYPKKGFQSYQDIPEDIWDAYNQLVEMGFDEHLIYEK; from the coding sequence ATGTCTTTAGATCCTCACACACTTTCCCTTGCCAAACGCATATGGGATTACCACCACGTACACCATACTATTCAACCAGCTGACTGTATACTTGTATTAGGAAGCCATGATACCCGGGTTGCCGAACGGGGAGCACAACTTCTGCTTGATGGATATGCCCCATTGCTGATATTCTCCGGAGGATTAGGTCGACTTACAGAAGGCCTATGGGCCGACTCTGAAGCTGAAATCTTTTCCCGTATTGCAATGGACATGGGAGTACCTCCGGAAAAGATTCTAACAGAAAGCAGATCCCGAAATACAGGTGAAAACATTTCTCTAACCTATGCCCTACTTCGTCATCATAAGATAGATATAAAAAGTTTGATTCTGGTACAAAAGCCCTATATGGAACGTAGAGCCTATGCTACTTTTCAGAAACAATGGCCAGGGCCTGAGATTGATATACGGGTCACGTCTCCACAAATTGAGTTTGAAGACTATGCAACTCCAGACATCCAGTTGGAAGATGTGATTCACATTATGATCGGTGATCTTCAGCGCATTCAACTCTATCCCAAAAAAGGATTTCAAAGTTATCAGGATATTCCAGAAGATATATGGGATGCTTATAACCAACTGGTGGAGATGGGCTTTGATGAGCACCTGATTTATGAGAAATAA
- a CDS encoding bifunctional riboflavin kinase/FAD synthetase: MNIYHTLEEFHKLSNAIVTSGTFDGVHLGHQKILARLREIAQTTSGESVVITYWPHPRTVVSEATDLHLLSTIEEKIELLQQQGVQHLLIIPFTRDFSELTSEQFIRQILVDKIGTQKLVIGYDHRFGRNREGSFEHLSQNASLYGFEVEEIPRQDVDHVGVSSSKIRQALLEGNVHIAAEYLGRAYSLTGVVVKGNQLGRTIGYPTANIHVSESYKLIPADGVYAVQVQLNDKIHGGMMNIGMRPTIHGTHRTAEVNIFNFDEDIYGTDITVSFIEKIRNEEKFNGLDALKAQLLQDKQTALQLLKKY, translated from the coding sequence ATGAATATTTACCATACATTAGAAGAATTTCACAAACTGTCAAATGCTATTGTTACCAGTGGTACATTTGATGGAGTACATCTGGGTCATCAGAAGATTCTGGCACGATTACGCGAAATAGCTCAGACTACTAGTGGAGAAAGTGTAGTAATTACCTATTGGCCTCATCCACGTACAGTGGTATCAGAGGCCACAGATTTACACCTTCTGTCTACCATAGAAGAAAAGATAGAACTGCTTCAACAACAGGGAGTACAGCATCTGTTAATCATACCCTTTACCCGTGATTTTTCTGAGTTAACTTCTGAACAGTTTATCCGCCAGATACTAGTAGATAAGATTGGTACCCAGAAGCTAGTCATTGGTTATGATCACCGGTTTGGACGTAATAGAGAAGGTAGCTTCGAGCATTTATCACAGAATGCATCACTGTATGGCTTTGAAGTGGAGGAAATCCCCCGCCAGGATGTAGACCATGTTGGGGTTAGTTCATCCAAGATTCGGCAGGCGTTATTGGAAGGTAATGTACATATAGCTGCAGAGTACCTGGGCAGGGCTTACAGCCTGACAGGAGTAGTGGTAAAAGGGAATCAGTTGGGTCGTACCATTGGTTATCCTACGGCTAATATACATGTTTCAGAGTCCTATAAGTTGATTCCTGCCGATGGAGTATATGCGGTACAGGTACAACTGAATGACAAAATCCATGGCGGAATGATGAATATCGGTATGCGTCCTACTATACATGGTACACATCGTACAGCAGAAGTAAATATCTTTAATTTTGATGAAGATATTTATGGCACAGACATTACAGTTTCCTTCATTGAAAAGATTCGCAATGAGGAGAAGTTCAATGGTCTCGACGCCCTAAAAGCTCAATTGCTACAGGATAAGCAAACTGCCCTGCAATTACTAAAGAAATACTAG
- a CDS encoding histidine kinase encodes MKQLYVLSWYFVCIALLFSCQSQSVVNPPVKPIISKPRFQIGDNLQWAATNYNDSNWMLQRSDTKNKVFWIRFTITLPQSSTGHLGLAIHSFGAFECYWDGKLIGKNGIVQDSLRSEVPGIVDTYYLLPDSAVVTGTHTIALRMSQAYISDNYRRVHVRVTDYTSLIRSPLLQTCFMCTLAGALLMAALYYVFLYSQNRKRSAVLMFGMACFLFCALLMLEYLKFYIDIPYTHFYIRLEVIGVLTLIIAFLVPWYFAIQFSVPQKPVLLSVLGFCLLVLYILYYGHYDLTAQLLTLCMWVFSVGITVFALQRYFKEALIVLVGLLASFIVHIFLYYDISLFVSFVLIVLCMLYLMAVRTREQEKAYESSLLLSERLKNELLRKHIQPHFLMNTLTSLIDWVEESPKEGVVFIEALAKEFELLSVVAEHSLIPVRQEIELCQSHLIVMKYRKEINYQWKELNIDQEEYIPPAILHTILENGITHSLPLEDGSIRFQLYFESTPQTKKYELTVFARNRPVLIGKTGTGLKYIQARLTENYGSLWSLESCAVPEGWKSTITIYHPHRAIR; translated from the coding sequence ATGAAGCAACTGTATGTATTGAGTTGGTATTTTGTCTGTATTGCTCTTTTATTTTCCTGCCAGTCTCAATCTGTTGTCAATCCACCTGTTAAACCAATAATTTCGAAACCACGGTTTCAGATAGGTGATAACCTGCAATGGGCTGCTACAAACTATAATGATAGCAACTGGATGTTGCAAAGAAGTGATACAAAAAATAAGGTGTTCTGGATAAGATTTACTATTACATTGCCTCAGTCATCTACAGGTCATTTGGGTCTTGCTATTCATTCATTTGGTGCATTTGAGTGTTATTGGGATGGAAAACTAATTGGAAAGAATGGTATTGTACAAGATAGTCTGCGTTCTGAAGTTCCTGGAATTGTTGATACTTATTACCTACTTCCTGATTCTGCCGTAGTGACTGGTACCCATACAATAGCTTTGCGTATGTCACAGGCATATATAAGTGATAACTACCGGCGAGTTCATGTTCGGGTTACTGACTATACCTCTCTGATACGATCACCTTTATTGCAGACCTGCTTTATGTGTACGCTGGCTGGCGCACTTCTTATGGCAGCCTTGTATTATGTGTTTTTGTATAGCCAAAACCGAAAGAGATCTGCCGTATTGATGTTTGGTATGGCTTGCTTTCTTTTTTGTGCATTACTGATGCTGGAATACCTGAAATTCTATATAGATATTCCTTACACTCATTTTTATATACGGCTGGAGGTTATAGGTGTTCTCACACTTATAATTGCTTTTTTAGTACCCTGGTATTTTGCTATACAATTTTCAGTACCCCAAAAGCCCGTTCTTTTATCTGTGCTGGGATTTTGTCTGCTGGTGTTATATATACTGTACTATGGGCATTATGATCTGACAGCACAGCTACTTACGTTATGTATGTGGGTTTTTTCTGTTGGTATAACTGTATTTGCACTCCAAAGGTATTTCAAAGAGGCTTTAATTGTGTTGGTGGGCTTACTGGCCAGTTTTATAGTACATATATTCCTGTATTATGATATCAGTCTGTTTGTAAGTTTTGTATTGATTGTTTTGTGTATGTTGTACCTGATGGCTGTACGTACCCGTGAACAGGAAAAAGCGTATGAGTCGTCGTTGTTGCTTTCGGAGAGATTAAAAAATGAATTATTGAGAAAGCATATTCAACCTCACTTTCTGATGAACACACTAACCTCTCTTATCGATTGGGTCGAAGAGTCTCCTAAAGAGGGTGTGGTTTTTATTGAAGCACTAGCAAAAGAATTTGAATTGCTCAGTGTAGTGGCTGAGCATTCCCTGATTCCTGTCCGGCAAGAAATAGAACTATGCCAAAGCCATCTGATAGTGATGAAATATCGTAAGGAAATTAACTACCAATGGAAAGAATTAAACATTGATCAGGAAGAGTATATACCACCAGCAATTTTACATACGATTCTGGAAAATGGTATTACCCATAGCTTGCCATTAGAGGATGGCTCCATTCGATTTCAGTTATATTTTGAATCTACTCCACAAACAAAAAAATACGAACTGACTGTCTTTGCCAGAAATCGTCCTGTTCTGATAGGGAAGACAGGTACAGGTTTGAAATACATACAAGCCCGGCTGACAGAAAATTATGGTTCGTTATGGAGTTTGGAAAGTTGTGCAGTCCCAGAAGGTTGGAAGAGTACCATTACCATTTATCATCCTCACCGTGCTATCAGATAG
- a CDS encoding NUMOD4 domain-containing protein — protein MAEKIKQITPERRITFDSVINVLTSHSLRDFPREEWKEIPGFENYHLSNYGRLKSLSRRVEMPQGRFRMQPERIMRLFVTKSKNTYLNTESIHINCSLGKEGKKKRIALARLVYYLFVRPFDLEDYSLVVSYKDCNSLNVHYTNLELLSISEQKYKMFAKGRARSWRADHKQAVIQYTVSGTEIARFESIYAAEKATAIPSGSIYTTVSGKSYTAGGYHWRLVDPALQAAKKEKEIETASNKEFNHSLWEKAGKPEVDKELIPPYLNLSLDDMKGERWANLTHYQGLYQVSNLGRVKKLAGWSSATRGKIWLPEQIMALRLNSGKTKDSEGHTGRYLSVNLTKNRQKKQISIARLVYCCFVAPFDLADRNLVVISQNPLLPSTNNLQLISVKQRKERENARRLQKEVLV, from the coding sequence ATGGCTGAGAAAATCAAACAAATCACACCAGAACGGAGAATCACATTTGATTCTGTTATCAATGTTCTGACAAGTCATTCTCTACGGGATTTTCCCCGCGAGGAATGGAAAGAAATACCAGGATTTGAAAACTATCATCTGTCTAATTATGGACGATTGAAGTCTCTGTCCCGACGAGTAGAAATGCCTCAGGGGCGTTTTCGGATGCAACCCGAGCGAATTATGCGGCTTTTTGTAACCAAAAGCAAGAATACCTATCTGAATACAGAGTCAATCCATATCAACTGTTCGCTAGGTAAAGAAGGAAAAAAGAAACGGATAGCTTTGGCGCGATTGGTATATTATCTGTTTGTGAGGCCGTTTGATCTGGAAGACTATAGCTTGGTAGTTTCGTATAAAGACTGTAACAGCCTTAATGTACACTATACTAATCTGGAACTGCTATCTATCAGCGAACAGAAGTATAAAATGTTTGCGAAAGGCAGAGCTAGGAGCTGGCGTGCGGACCATAAGCAAGCTGTGATACAATATACAGTAAGTGGTACTGAGATCGCACGTTTTGAAAGTATTTATGCTGCTGAGAAAGCAACAGCCATTCCCTCTGGTAGCATATACACTACTGTGTCTGGTAAAAGCTATACAGCAGGAGGATATCACTGGCGACTGGTTGACCCTGCTCTTCAAGCTGCGAAAAAAGAGAAGGAGATAGAAACTGCCAGTAATAAAGAGTTTAATCATTCTTTATGGGAAAAGGCTGGTAAACCCGAAGTAGACAAAGAACTAATTCCTCCTTATCTGAATCTTTCACTGGATGATATGAAAGGGGAACGATGGGCAAATCTGACACACTATCAGGGGTTGTATCAGGTATCTAATCTGGGTAGAGTCAAAAAGCTGGCTGGCTGGAGTAGTGCTACACGGGGTAAGATATGGTTGCCTGAGCAAATTATGGCTTTGCGTCTGAATAGTGGTAAGACAAAAGATTCGGAAGGACACACCGGCAGATACCTATCTGTAAATCTGACAAAGAACCGACAGAAAAAACAGATCTCTATCGCCCGGTTGGTTTATTGCTGTTTTGTGGCACCATTTGATCTGGCAGATCGTAACCTAGTAGTTATTTCTCAGAACCCTTTGCTGCCAAGTACCAATAACCTGCAGCTTATATCCGTAAAACAACGCAAAGAGAGAGAAAACGCACGCAGATTACAGAAAGAAGTTCTTGTCTGA